A portion of the Calliphora vicina chromosome 5, idCalVici1.1, whole genome shotgun sequence genome contains these proteins:
- the egl gene encoding uncharacterized protein egl — protein sequence MESMEYEMARNMTLLFFLERLLDKGEPRTVHDLSCQFGNKEFTKEMRQIAGGSQSGLKKFLAQYPSIFLVDGDYVQVNCYQHSSSDDGSYGGRRDYIKEAKDYFKNKLLQYGVSVEVPVRSLLGHRSQASPQVRHISGQHIKEFTEFLSKHTDTFNVVDDHVVLVGCEGMEELPARERLHLPQTNIDTRGTQQMLDFFAQCIELKGPMTVDQLFHLVTTKFPQEQWLRMFKTPSDLMTFLRLFSDCFHIQANLVTLLQKPKLSDSHIQQSQAKSREQYNAMNNNRNNAQPIVPAVEKATQPQPQTTPQQVSAVQQRLLSPALRYNNNSSQQNANMSNNNNSIASPNFKLNAPVSSHVSGNGDLSQTRSEPNSGFDSYIPISEMKLENLCERNYPTPNQCSSYGGHNNSQQQQQQQAGTNHNQNPPAITLPPQPPTERLNSANQTLKQRINNLVIRTLAENYEKDKQSLANQQAGSVGYNPQNSPHNSPSHNANSVGHNSSNNSPYTNTPSHNYFVGDTWKIKVLQNTSVIANIKQSLFVTEAMLKFAQQNPNQSIVISLDCEGINLGVKGEITLIEIGTTRGEAFIFDVRSCPEMINDGGLKALLEHDNVIKVVHDCRNDAANLYLQFGILLRNVFDTQAAHAIVQYQENGKQVYKAKYISLNSLCEQYNAPINPIKEQLKQIYRRDQKYWAKRPLSREMLLYAAGDVLVLINDQLYGNLTRQIKPENLLLFSELCTEQILMHIKPNEVKIRKKQRKISTEVSDLKNKLAQTNKSIVLSNREIRLLRYMDLTEDEKERLKGYYKVAKKLEKMESSGQQNKDQSDSEDEQEVNENDNFPSLDSVPSDNSLTGTFSPRFSSEPPSLTESMQMMDEIISNQSMDRMAKIDKLEAILSAVTLLPNDQIITSNSMQDQLGTTIATTDNLQIVREKTKNMKNCNCHGEARSTTPTSNTRAVNSDKGQVKMNDAASQTLSTGDIVITKIIFEDEHDKAKEKVLTSSPKRNNS from the exons GTTTGAAGAAGTTCTTGGCTCAATATCCTTCCATTTTTCTTGTGGACGGCGATTACGTGCAAGTGAATTGTTATCAACATTCCAGTTCGGATGATGGCAGCTATGGTGGCAGACGTGATTACATTAAAGAGGCTAAagactattttaaaaataaattattgcaatACGGCGTTAGTGTAGAGGTGCCGGTGCGCAGTCTATTGGGTCATAGATCACAAGCATCACCACAAGTGAGACATATATCAG GCCAACACATTAAAGAGTTTACGGAATTCTTGTCGAAACATACGGATACTTTCAATGTGGTGGACGATCATGTGGTTTTGGTGGGTTGCGAAGGCATGGAAGAATTGCCGGCCCGAGAACGTTTGCATTTGCCGCAAACCAATATCGATACACGCGGCACTCAACAAATGTTGGATTTCTTTGCTCAGTGCATAGAGTTGAAGGGACCAATGACGGTGGATCAGCTTTTCCATTTGGTAACCACTAAATTCCCCCAGGAACAGTGGTTGAGAATGTTTAAGACACCCAGCGATTTGATGACATTCTTGCGTTTGTTTTCCGATTGCTTTCACATACAAGCCAATCTAGTCACGCTTCTACAAAAACCCAAACTTAGTGATTCACACATACAACAGTCTCAAGCGAAATCCCGAGAGCAATACAATGCAATGAATAATAATCGCAATAATGCTCAGCCAATTGTTCCAGCTGTTGAGAAAGCGACGCAGCCACAGCCGCAAACGACACCCCAGCAGGTGAGTGCTGTGCAACAACGTTTGCTGTCGCCTGCTTTGCGCTACAACAACAATAGTTCTCAACAAAATGCCAACAtgagtaacaacaacaatagcattGCTTCGCCCAATTTCAAACTAAATGCTCCCGTTTCCTCGCATGTCTCGGGCAACGGCGACCTGTCACAAACACGTTCGGAACCGAATTCTGGTTTCGACAGCTACATCCCCATATCTGAAATGAAATTGGAAAATCTTTGCGAACGCAACTATCCCACTCCCAATCAATGCTCTTCATATGGCGGCCACAAcaattcacaacaacaacagcagcagcaagcGGGAACTAATCACAATCAAAATCCGCCCGCTATAACTTTGCCACCCCAACCGCCCACAGAGCGTCTAAATAGTGCCAATCAAACCTTAAAGCAGCGTATCAACAACTTGGTCATACGCACTTTAGCCGAAAACTACGAGAAAGACAAGCAATCTTTAGCCAATCAACAGGCTGGTTCTGTTGGCTACAATCCCCAAAACTCACCCCACAACAGTCCAAGTCACAATGCCAATTCTGTCGGCCATAACTCATCCAACAACTCTCCATACACAAATACTCCTAGTCATAATTATTTCGTTGGCGATACTTGGAAGATTAAGGTTCTCCAGAATACCAGTGTCATTGCCAACATTAAACAATCGCTGTTTGTCACGGAAGCCATGCTGAAGTTTGCCCAGCAAAATCCCAATCAATCGATTGTCATATCGCTGGATTGCGAGGGCATCAATTTGGGTGTCAAGGGTGAGATTACATTGATCGAGATTGGAACCACACGCGGCGAAGCATTTATATTCGATGTGCGCTCTTGTCCCGAAATGATTAACGATGGCGGTTTGAAGGCTTTACTGGAACATGATAATGTGATAAAGGTGGTGCACGATTGTCGCAATGATGCGGCGAATTTGTATCTACAATTTGGCATACTATTGCGAAATGTTTTCGATACACAG GCTGCCCATGCTATTGTACAATATCAGGAAAATGGCAAGCAAGTGTACAAGGCAAAATACATTTCATTGAATTCGTTGTGTGAACAATACAATGCCCCCATCAATCCCATCAAGGAGCAGTTAAAACAAATCTATCGACGTGATCAAAAGTATTGGGCCAAACGTCCCTTATCACGAGAAATGTTGCTCTATGCTGCCGGAGATGTATTAGTCTTAATCAATGATCAATTATATGGCAACTTAACAAG ACAAATCAAaccagaaaatttactattattTTCTGAACTTTGTACCGAACAAATTTTAATGCATATCAAaccaaatgaagttaaaatacGCAAAAAGCAACGTAAAATAAGTACTGAAGTATCGGATCTCAAAAATAAATTGGCCCAAAcaaataaaagtattgtattgtCCAATAGGGAAATACGTTTATtaag ATATATGGACTTGACGGAAGACGAAAAGGAACGTTTGAAGGGCTACTATAAAGTAGCTAAGAAACTAGAGAAAATGGAATCTTCAGGCCAGCAAAACAA AGATCAAAGTGACTCCGAAGATGAGCAGGAGGTCAATGAAAACGATAATTTCCCCAGTTTGGATTCAGTGCCATCGGACAACTCATTGACTGGCACCTTTTCGCCACGTTTCAGCTCGGAACCACCCAGTTTAACTGAATCCATGCAAATGATGGACGAAATCATATCGAATCAATCAATGGATCGTATGgctaaaattgataaattggAAGCAATTCTATCGGCTGTTACTTTATTGCCCAATGATCAA aTTATTACATCCAATTCTATGCAGGATCAATTGGGTACCACAATTGCTACTACGGATAATTTACAAATCGTGCGAGAAAAAACGAAAAA CATGAAAAACTGTAACTGCCATGGTGAGGCAAGAAGTACTACACCCACCAGCAACACTCGTGCGGTTAATTCCGATAAGGGTCAGGTGAAAATGAATGATGCAGCATCACAAACTTTAAGTACTGGAGACAttgttataacaaaaattatatttgaagaTGAACATGATAAGGCCAAAGAAAAAGTGTTGACTTCATCGCCAAAACGtaataattcataa
- the LOC135962303 gene encoding L-lactate dehydrogenase-like: MFRKLTTALYQVTHQQLLTTLTRTKNVNLNNSYGELKSTIAQNFLSHQLPQKTSCNKKITIVGSEKSSLTMAKNCLDRDVCQKICIMDLQAMKENSKPNLLITSNPHIKATKYFQDTRNSDLIILTKDIQQRKETAAITTFKDTLEQYTNVMKNLIPNLVKYSPNTIFLIDTEQADVVTYVAWKLSRLPKNRVLSPRQLKEFIQESPQNCVQEKKRPQNCTADVAAKIIENYHHILLTTLPQVTTNQENSYKFPSIFTSSFCKTMQPNRIGFQNIDCRKIVV, encoded by the coding sequence atgtttCGTAAATTAACAACGGCCTTGTATCAAGTGACGCATCAACAATTACTGACCACTTTAACGAGaaccaaaaatgtaaatttgaacAATAGCTATGGTGAACTTAAAAGTACTATAGCTCAAAACTTTTTAAGCCATCAACTGCCTCAAAAGACAAGTTGTAACAAGAAGATCACCATTGTGGGCTCTGAGAAATCCAGTCTGACAATGGCCAAAAATTGCTTGGATCGTGATGTTTGccaaaaaatttgcataatGGATCTGCAAGCCATGAAAGAGAATTCAAAGCCTAATTTGCTAATTACCAGTAATCCCCACATAAAGGCCACTAAATATTTTCAGGACACGCGTAATTCGGATTTGATAATTCTAACCAAAGATATACAACAACGAAAGGAAACGGCGGCCATTACCACATTTAAAGATACTTTGGAGCAGTACACCAATGTTATGAAAAATCTTATACCAAATTTAGTGAAATATAGtccaaatactatatttttaataGATACCGAACAGGCAGATGTTGTCACTTATGTGGCCTGGAAATTATCACGTTTACCCAAGAATCGTGTATTGAGTCCCAGacaattaaaagaatttatacAAGAATCCCCACAAAATTGTGTTCAAGAGAAGAAACGGCCACAAAACTGTACTGCTGATGTTGcagcaaaaattattgaaaactatCATCATATTCTCTTAACTACTTTGCCTCAAGTGACAACAAATCAAGAAAATTCCTATAAATTCCCTAGCATATTTACTTCGTCTTTCTGTAAAACCATGCAACCAAATCGAATTGGTTTCCAGAATATTGATTGCCGCAAAATTGTTGTATGA